Proteins encoded by one window of Tunturibacter psychrotolerans:
- a CDS encoding recombinase family protein: MANGKFISYLRVSTARQGASGLGLEAQREAVSRYLNGGQWQLIQEVVEVESGRRNDRPAIAEALRLCRLHKATLIIAKLDRLARNVHFISSLMESGVDFLACDFPEANRLTVHILAAVAEHEASMISSRTKAALAAAKARGTVVGGQRGSLERMASMAVKGTLASANVRRQSAAKRRDDLFPVIERLRVDGATSLRAIANELNKTGLTTARGCIWTATQVQRVLSSHSH, encoded by the coding sequence GTGGCAAACGGCAAATTCATTTCCTACCTGAGAGTCTCAACGGCACGACAAGGTGCGAGCGGTCTCGGCCTGGAAGCACAGAGAGAAGCCGTATCGCGCTATCTAAACGGCGGACAGTGGCAGCTCATTCAAGAAGTCGTAGAAGTTGAGAGCGGGAGACGCAATGATCGTCCGGCAATTGCGGAAGCTCTCCGGCTCTGCCGTCTGCACAAAGCGACACTAATTATTGCTAAACTTGACCGTCTCGCCCGCAATGTCCATTTCATTAGTTCGCTCATGGAATCGGGAGTGGATTTCTTGGCTTGTGACTTCCCGGAAGCCAATCGCCTCACCGTTCACATCTTGGCCGCAGTCGCGGAGCATGAGGCTTCAATGATTTCGTCCCGCACGAAAGCGGCTCTAGCAGCCGCAAAGGCGCGTGGTACGGTCGTAGGTGGGCAGAGGGGCAGCTTAGAGCGTATGGCGAGCATGGCAGTTAAAGGAACACTCGCGAGCGCCAATGTGCGCCGGCAATCCGCTGCCAAGCGGAGAGACGACTTGTTTCCAGTGATCGAACGGCTGCGGGTAGATGGTGCGACCTCACTGCGCGCGATTGCAAATGAGCTGAACAAGACGGGACTAACAACCGCGCGCGGATGCATATGGACAGCTACTCAGGTTCAACGGGTCTTGTCTTCTCATTCGCACTGA